A stretch of Actinomycetes bacterium DNA encodes these proteins:
- a CDS encoding class I fructose-bisphosphate aldolase, which yields MTAPIILAPAHLNALADIARALVAGDKGLLAIDESIPTCNKRFARLGITQDEQTRRAYRELIVTTPGLGECISGVILFDETTRQHTTDGVPFLTVLADAGIIAGIKVDLGAKPMAGCPGERVTEGLDGLRERLGEYAALGARIAKWRAVFTIGAVTPSEACIEANAHALARYAALCQEAGLVPIVEPQVLMTGEHTLSRCGQVTETVLREVFAQLHTQGVVFEGMLLKPNMILAGSTCPNQESVQTVAEATITCLRRAVPAAVAGIAFLPGGQSADLASSRLNAINTDRGLLPWPVAFSFGRAIQQPALTIWEGRDANAARAQHALLQRSTSNQDARRGEYVPSVSAARA from the coding sequence ATGACCGCGCCGATCATTCTCGCGCCCGCGCACCTGAACGCGCTGGCGGACATCGCGCGGGCGCTGGTCGCCGGCGACAAGGGCCTTCTGGCGATCGATGAATCGATCCCGACCTGCAACAAGCGATTCGCTCGGCTTGGGATCACCCAGGACGAACAGACTCGCCGCGCCTATCGGGAACTGATCGTGACGACGCCCGGTCTCGGGGAGTGCATCAGCGGGGTGATCCTCTTCGACGAGACGACCCGGCAACACACGACCGACGGTGTTCCGTTCCTTACCGTTCTCGCCGACGCCGGGATCATCGCCGGTATCAAGGTCGATCTGGGCGCGAAGCCGATGGCCGGGTGTCCGGGGGAGCGGGTGACCGAGGGGCTGGACGGTCTGCGAGAACGCCTCGGCGAGTATGCCGCGTTGGGTGCCCGGATCGCGAAATGGCGGGCGGTCTTCACCATCGGCGCCGTAACGCCCAGTGAGGCCTGCATCGAAGCGAACGCGCACGCGTTGGCACGCTACGCGGCGCTGTGTCAGGAGGCCGGCCTAGTGCCCATCGTCGAACCGCAAGTACTGATGACCGGCGAGCACACCCTGTCTCGCTGCGGCCAGGTCACCGAGACGGTGCTGCGTGAGGTCTTCGCCCAGCTGCACACCCAGGGGGTCGTGTTCGAAGGCATGCTCCTCAAACCCAACATGATCCTCGCCGGGTCGACCTGCCCGAACCAGGAATCGGTCCAGACCGTAGCCGAGGCGACAATCACCTGCCTACGGCGGGCCGTTCCCGCCGCGGTCGCGGGCATTGCGTTCCTGCCCGGCGGACAGTCCGCAGACCTCGCCTCCTCCCGCTTGAATGCCATCAACACCGACCGGGGCCTGCTGCCGTGGCCGGTGGCGTTCTCCTTCGGCCGGGCGATCCAGCAGCCCGCCCTGACGATCTGGGAGGGCCGAGATGCCAATGCGGCCC
- a CDS encoding FAD-dependent oxidoreductase produces MDFLHTEPARSSVTTSTGRTVAVYGAGIAGLTAAHEFSRRGWAVSVYEANSEAGGFFRSTRGPGDQAMPSEYSWHGMGPW; encoded by the coding sequence ATCGACTTCTTACACACAGAACCAGCTCGTTCCAGCGTGACAACTTCGACGGGCCGCACGGTTGCTGTCTACGGTGCTGGCATCGCTGGACTGACGGCTGCTCACGAGTTCAGCCGTCGCGGTTGGGCGGTTTCGGTGTACGAAGCCAACAGCGAGGCCGGGGGCTTCTTTCGGTCCACGCGAGGTCCGGGTGATCAAGCGATGCCATCGGAGTACTCGTGGCATGGGATGGGACCCTGG
- a CDS encoding GAF and ANTAR domain-containing protein produces MSGTDSSASISQPRPPVSQVQADSDAADLQESLRELAALVTGSLGLQDVLAQVATFAVHAIPGADGAGVTLLSADRGDARVQVLAASHPFVAQIDEIQYSTLKEGPCITAALERRTVRSGSLGGEKMWPRFGPRVGRLGIHSALSLPLLLSERAVGAINVYSRGKDAFDDRAAELGELFATPAAVAVHNAQILAQAQELTAQLQTALSSRPIIDQAIGILRGRNGGSAEEAFGKLRAISQADHVKLVDVAQHIVDEAVRRARARHAQS; encoded by the coding sequence ATGAGCGGCACGGATTCCTCGGCATCGATCTCTCAGCCGAGGCCGCCGGTCAGCCAGGTCCAGGCCGACTCGGATGCGGCGGATCTGCAGGAGAGCCTGCGGGAGCTTGCCGCCCTCGTCACGGGAAGCCTCGGGCTGCAGGACGTGCTCGCGCAGGTGGCTACCTTCGCCGTTCATGCGATCCCTGGCGCGGACGGTGCCGGGGTCACGCTGTTGAGTGCGGACCGGGGCGACGCCCGGGTCCAGGTCCTCGCGGCGAGCCACCCGTTCGTCGCGCAGATCGACGAGATCCAGTACTCCACGCTGAAGGAGGGACCGTGCATTACCGCGGCCCTCGAACGTCGCACAGTGCGCTCAGGGTCCCTCGGCGGGGAGAAGATGTGGCCGCGGTTCGGCCCGCGCGTCGGTCGCCTCGGCATCCACAGCGCCCTGTCCTTGCCGCTGCTGCTCTCCGAGCGGGCGGTGGGTGCGATCAACGTGTACTCCCGTGGGAAGGACGCGTTCGACGACCGCGCCGCCGAGCTCGGCGAGCTGTTCGCGACGCCGGCCGCGGTCGCGGTCCACAACGCGCAGATCCTGGCGCAGGCCCAGGAGCTCACCGCGCAGCTGCAGACCGCGCTGTCGAGTCGACCGATCATCGACCAGGCGATCGGCATTCTCCGTGGCCGCAACGGCGGGTCCGCCGAGGAGGCTTTCGGCAAGCTGCGGGCGATCAGCCAGGCCGACCACGTGAAGCTCGTCGACGTCGCGCAGCACATCGTCGACGAGGCCGTGCGGCGGGCACGGGCCCGTCACGCGCAGTCCTGA